The segment TGGCCGGGCTCGACCCGCTGGACGACCGTCTGTCCCCCTACCTCGCCCGCCTGCCCGAACCCGGCTGGATGCCGGACGCGCTGGCCCGGCTGACGGACCGGGCGGCGGCGGCGCTGCAATCCGACCGACCGCCGCTGATCGAGATCGAGGCCGACGACCCCCGCGACGCACGGGCGCTGGCGGCACGGGCGGCGGCAACGGCGGGGCTTGGCCTGTGGCGGCTGCGCGCGACCGACCTGCCCGCGCCTGCGACCGAACGGCGGGCCTTTGCGACCCTCTGGGCGCGCGAGGTGCATCTGTGCGGCCGCGCCCTGATGATCGAGGCGCCGGGGCCTGCGGTGACCGATCTGGTGGCCGGACCGGGGGCGATGTTCCTGCACGGGGCGGCGGGCGATCTTGCCGGGCCGCGCCCGCGCCTGCGGCTGCGGCTGCCCGCCCTTGGCCCCGCCGAACAGGCGCAGCTTTGGCGCGACCGGCTGGGGGCGGCGGGCCGCGGCCTGAACGGTGCGCTCGACGCCGTGACCGGGCATTTCTCGCTGGGCTTTTCCGATGTCGAGGAGGCGGCGGCCACCGCCCGGCCGCAGCTTGGCGTCGGCATCGACCCGGCGCAGCGCACCCTATGGGCAGCGGCGCGCGGCGTCGCCCGGCCACGTCTGCGCGACCTTGCGGTGGAAATCGAGACGCGCGGCTCCTGGGCCGACATCGTGCTGCCCGAGCGGGAAAAGACCGCCCTTTCCGCCATCGCGGCCCAGGTGCGCCAGCGCCGCAAGGTCTATGCCGACTGGGGCTTCGCCCGCCCCGGCGACCGCGGGCTGGGGGTCAGCGCGCTGTTTTCCGGCCCCAGCGGTTCGGGCAAGACGCTGGCCGCCGAACTGCTGGCGGCCGAGCTTGACCTCGATCTGTTCCGCATCGACCTCAGCCGGGTGGTCAGCAAATACATCGGCGAGACCGAAAAGAACCTCGCCAGCGTGTTCGATGCCGCCGAGGACGGCGGCGCGATCCTGCTGTTCGACGAGGCCGACGCGCTGTTCGGCAAACGCTCGGAGGTGCGCGACAGCCACGACCGCTATGCCAACATGGAGGTGGCTTACCTTCTGCAACGGATGGAGGCGTATCGCGGCCTCGCGATCCTGACGACCAATTTCCGCGCCGCGCTCGACAAGGCCTTTGCCCGGCGGCTGCGCTTCGTGATCGAGTTCCCCTTCCCCGGCTATGACGAGCGGGTGACGATGTGGCGCAAGGCGTTCCCGGCACGGGCGGCGCTGAACGGGGTGGACCCGGCGCTGCTGGGCCGCCTGTCGGTGACCGGGGGTGCGATCCGCAACATCGCGCTGAACGCTGCCTTCCTTGCGGTCGAGGCCGGGCAGCCGATCGGCATGGCGCATCTGGCGCGTGCCGCCGAACTGGAATGCGACAAGCTCGACAAGAAGATCTCGTCGGCCGAGATGCGGGGGTGGCTGTGATGCGCGCGGTCAGCCTGTCGATCGGCCACCTGCACCTGCACGGCTTTTCCCCCGCCGAGGCGCGGCGGGTCGAGGACCGCTTTCGCGACGAACTGGCCCGGCTGCTGGCCGATGCGGACGGCTTCGCGCAGCTTGCCGCCCGGACAGCGCGTGCCCGGATCGACGGTTCCCCCAGCCCGGAACAGGTCGGGGAACAAGCCGCCCGCGCGCTGGTCGACAGGCTGCGCGAAGGGCCGGGGCCATGACCGCGCCGCTGCGCCAATCTGCGGCCCCCGCCGCCAAGGCAGAGGCCACGCCCGCCCGGCCCGGGCCCGAGCCTGCCGCGACGGTTGCGCTGGGCGTGGCTTTGCTGCCCGCGCCAGAGGCGCTGCGGCAGGCCGGGTTCGACGATCTGGCGCAGGCGCTGGGTCTGCCGCGCGACCGCACGCTGGTGCGGTTCGAGCGGTCGGGGTTCGGGCTTTCGGCCACCACCGGCCGGGTGGAAGGCGGCCGGATCATCCTGCACCCCGACCGTTTCCGGCCCCGCCTGCCGCAGGGGCGCGGGGTGCTGGCGCATGAACTGGCGCATCTGGCGCAGGCCCGGCTGGGCGGTGAGGCCGCCCTCCTGCCCGCCGAATACGAGGCGGTCGAGATCAGCCGCCGCGCCGCCGAAGGCCGGGTGCTGCCCCGTGCGCGCCAGCCGCTTTCCCCCGCCACCGTGCTGCGCGACGACAGTCTCGAAGAACTGGTGGCCGAACGCTACGCCACCGAACTGATCCGCATCCGCAACCTGCTGCGCGGGTGGCTGGGGTTTCTCTGGGTCACCGACGGCGCGATCCGCGAGGCGCTGACCATGGTCGAGGGCCTGCCGTTCGAGGTGGTGCGCGCGATCTTCGGCCACCTGACCCCCGGCCAGCGCGAGACCTTTCTCGACAACGTCTCGCCCGGCCATTTCCCCCGCTTCCGGCGCGAAATCCTCGCCGCCTTCAGCATGACCGAGGCCGCAGTGATCGCGGAGCAGGATGAGGATTTGTTTCGCGGCATGGACTTCCACGGGCTGGAACCGGCCGAGGTGGTGGCGCTGGGCGACATCTTCGACCGGGGCTTTCCGGCGGCGGCGCTGGCGTGGCTCCGGGCCGACCCGGCGCAGGGGCCGCATCTCGGCCGCCTGCTCGACACCGACCTGCGCGACCGGGCCGCGGCCGATTACAACCGCGCGGGGGCCGTCGAACAGGCACGCAGCGATCTGGAAACCAGCCGTGACGCGCGCGCCGCCGCCGCCACCGCCGCCCGCGCCGATGAAACCGGCGCCGCCGCCATCGCGCGCATCACCGCCCTGATGGCCGACCCCGACGACGACGCCCGCATCGCGGCACTCGACACGCTGTCGGGGTTCCTTGGCCGGCTGCAGATTTTCGAGGGCATCGTCGAAGCCTTGCAGGCGCCGACAGCGGCCGGGGGGCTGATCGACACGCTGCTTGACGGTTTCCCCGGCGAGGCGCTGGTGGCCCCGGCAGCCGAAGCCCCGGCCGATGGCGCGCCCACCCATTCGCGGATCGAAACGCTGCTGCGCCTCGCCGCCCTGCGCCCGCCATGGAAGAACGTGGCGCTGGCCGAAGACCTGCTGACCAGCGCCTGGATCTTCAACGTGGTGACCAGCGCCGAGGCGCTGCTGGCGTTCCAACTGGTCAAGGCCCTGCCCGACCAGGTCCGCGCCGGGCTGATGGAGGAAAACGGCGGCCGCTTCGGCACGCGGCTTTACGCCAGCCTGTCGCAGTCGATGCGCGAGTCGGCGGGGTTGAACTTCTACCGCGGCGGCGAGGGGCGGCTCGATCTGGCAGGCATCCAGGCGCAGCTTCTGGATGACCTTCTGTGGTCGCGCGCCGAGATCGGCCGCCTGCAGGGCCTGATCCGCATGGCCGGGGCGGCGGGCGAGCAGGAATGGGTGTTCAACCGCTCGCGCCAGGTCAGCGAGGCCGCGCCCCAGGCCTACGACGACGCGGTGTTTCGGGCGCAGATCGTCGAACCCTTCATGCTCTATGACAGCCGCATCCGCGACGGCGGGCGTCGCACCGCATGGGAACCGGCCTACGGCGACTGGGCGGTCGAGAACGCGTGGGACATGATCGGCCAGTCCTTCGCGGCCATCGGCCACGGCTTTGCCCTGCTGGGCGACAGCCGCGAACCCGGTGCGATGATCGGCAACGCGCTGTTCGGCCGGTCGCTGGGCGGCGAGGGCATCAGCGCGGTGGCCTTGCAGAACCTGATGGGCGGGTCGTTCATGGGCATCCGCTTCGTCAGCCCCGAGGACCGCATCGCCGACCCCGAGCTTGCCGCCGAAGTGGCCGAGGCCTCCGAGGCCGACCGCGGGGTGAACTACATCGACAGCGCCTTCTGGGATACCGACCGGGGCGTGATCGAGATGCGGGCCAACGCGCTGGCCATCGCCGCGATCCGCTACCCGATCGGCGACATGCTGGTATCGACCGGCGCGGGCCGGATCGAGGGCATGGAAATGGCGCTCGGCTACCCGACCCGCGAAACCGGCCCGCGACCCACCACGCTGGACCTGCGGATGGGCACGCTGGAACTGCACGACCTGCTGATCGTGCTGCGCGGCAGCATGTTGGGGGTCAACACCGTGACCCTGACCGGGCTGGAGGTCGATCTTGGCCGCGACGCCATCGCCAACCGCCTGCCCGAGGCCGGGCGCGGGGTCGAACCCTGGGCGGTCAACCCGATCACGCCGATCCTGCGGCTGGTCGGCCTGACGCTGGGCAGCGAGATCACCGACCGCGCGGGCGAGATCGTCACCGCGCTGACCGCCCCCACCCACGCCACGCCGATGATGATCACCGTCGAAGACCTGACCCTGTCGGGCGTGCTGACCAGCGGCGGGCAATACATCGAGTCGGTGGCGGTCCAGCAGGCCCGCATCGGCATTGCGGGCAACCTCGACGACTACTTCGAGATCCTGTGGCAAAGCGTGCGCGCCAACATCCAGCGCAAGGTGCGCCTGATGATCCTGATCCGCAACCTGCCGGAAGGCGAGGAACGCGACGCGATGCAGCAGCGCATCGACCGGATCGCCAGCCGCGTCAGCGCGCTTCAGGCGTTCCGGCGCGAGATTCTGGCGGCGCAAGAGGTGGTGGCGCGGCTCGGCCCCACCCGATCCACGCTCAGCGACGCCGACCGGGCCGCACTGGAAACGGCCGAGGCGTTCCTGGCCCCATTCGCCAACGGCGGCATCACGGTCGATGTCGGCAGGCTGCATGTCGCGGGGATGCGCGGCCGCATCACCACGGGCGAGCTTGCACTGACCGACGTGCACGGGCGCGGCCACGGCTCTGCCGGGCTGCTGGCCTTCCTGACCGACAGCGAGGCGCTGGGGCGGATCATCGACGGCCCGGCCCATGTGCCCGCCACCGTGCCCGAACTGGGCCGCGAGACCGCCGAATTCACCCTGGAACTGAACGACATCACGCTGGAGGAGTTTTCGCTCGGCGCGGGCATCCCGACCGTGGCAGAGGCAGCCGAAGGTTGGGCCAAGGCTGAAGCCGCGCTGGCCGAGCGGCCGTGGGATCCGGCGCTGATCGCGCTGGAGGACGAGGCGCACACCCGCCACACGGCGACCGTGAGCTATCATGCGCTGGCGGCGGCGGGGGTCAGCTACCTGTCGCCCGCTGACGCCGCCGAGCTTGCCCGCCTGCGCGACACCCTGCTGGCCGCCGAGGCGCTCTATGTCCACCATCTGGAGGCACGGCAGGCGACGCTGGGCTTTTCGGCCGGGCGCGGCGCCATCACCTTCGGCGCCGACTGGTTCGAGGCCACCGGGCAGGACGATGTCGAAGGCGCTGCGGGTGCGGCGATCCGGGCCGGGGGCCGCAGCATCCGCCGGGCCGAGGGGCGCGGCGTTTCCCTGTCGGTCGGCGTGACCGGCGGGCTCAGCAGCTGTGCCGACTTCGCCAGGCGGCTCGACAGCATCGGGATCAGCGGCACCTCGCTGCGGCTGGAAGGCATCGCAGACCCCGCCGCCGCCCTTGGCATCGACGTGGCGGAAGCGCAGGGCTTCGATCTTGACCTGTCGGTACGCGCCGGGGTGCTCGACGCCACGGCCGACCGGCTGTCGGCCGAGGGCATCCGGGGGCGGCTGACCCGGCCCTGGCTGACCAGCCAGATCGTGCTGCTGGAAGACAAGCCCCCCACCCGGCGCACGCCCGCCGACGACACCGCACTGGCGGAATTGCGCGAACAGCTCGACATCCTCGACGCGTTCGAGGCCGGTCTGGCCGAAAACGCCGCAGCCCTTGCCGCCGCCAGCACCCAGGCCGAACGGGCGCGGCTTCAGGGCGAACGCGACCTGTCGATTTCGCTTTTCCTGCACTGGGAACAGCGGCTTGGCGCGCGTTCTGCGGTGGTCGAGGGGCTGGATGCCCGCATCTCGGGCCTCGGCAATCTGGCGGAGTCGGACTTCTCGCTCGACCCCGCGCTGGCCTCCGGCATCACGGTGCAGGGCCGGGGCCAGGGCACCGACCGCCCCGACCGCATCTTCTCGCGCGCCGAAATCACCGATGCCCGCTTTGGCGAGGCCAGCGCGGGCCGGATCGAACTGGGCGAAACCGCAGGCCGGATCGTCTATTCCACCAGCGAAATCTTCCTCGACAACATCGGCATCGAAAGCCTGATACTTGACGGGCTGCTGATCACCAGCCGCTCGGCCGTGCCGACCGACGATGGCGGCGGCACCATGGTCAGCCAGATCTTTTCCGACGGCGTGACCACGGCGCAGGGCATCGTGGTCACCGCCCGGTTGGCCTTCGTGCCCACCGAACAGGACGAAGACCAGTACCGGCTGGACCGCGTCACGCTTGAGACCTTTCGCATCGCGCGGCTGGAGGCCGGAAGCCTCGGCTACGGCTCCACCCACCAGCCGCCGACCTACGGGATGCCCGACCCCGAGGGCATCTACACCGCGCAGGATTACACCATCGACGGCGGGGCGCTGCTCGGGGTGCGGGCCGACGGGCTGACGATCACCCTGCCCGCCACCGCCGCCGACGACATGGTGATCAGCGGCACGGTGGGGCTGGAAAGCGTCAGCGGCGCCCGCGCCTCGGCCTTCTTGCAAGACGCGCTGACCGGGGCCGCGACGCTGAACGGCGACCACCTCAGCATCCGGTTTCTGGAAGAAGGCGGCCAGATCATCGACATCGGCGAGCGCACCGAGGGCGACGACGGCAGCGTCAGCTACAGCGGCGGGCTGCGGCTCAGCCAGGGCGAGGTGGCACTGCCGCAGGGCACGGCGGCCTTCTCGACCGGCACCATTCAGGGCCGCATCCGCAATCAGGACGGGGTGACCCGGTTCGAAGGCATCGCGGTGCCTTCCGTCACGTTGCAACGGCTGAACTTCGCGGCGGCGGGCAAGACGCTGCGGGCCGCAAGCCCGGTCAGCCTGACCGGCATCCATGTCGATGCCAGCTATGACCGCACCGACCGCGCCAACCCCCGCCTCACCCTCGACCGGCTGCGCATCGCCAGCATCACCGGCGACGACCTGACCGTGATCTGGCCGCCCTACACGGTGCAGATCCGTCAAGACCCCGCGGTGGTGCGCGCGGCGGAGTCGCGCGGCGAGGTTGCGCCGCCGCCCTTGCAGATCGTGGGGCTGGAGGTGGACGATCTGGCATGGTCCGGGGCGAGCGGGGTCGTGCCCGCACGCGGCGACCGCGCCCATGTCGGCATCGAAAGTCTGCACGGCGCCTTCGATCTGCTGGCCGCCAACATGGATCTTGATGCGGTGGTAGATGCGCAAGATCTGCGCTTCGACTTCCTGCGCGACGGCAGCCAGCAGCTTGAGATCGACGAGGTCGATGCCAGTTTCCGCGGCAAGGCGGCGACGGGGGTCACGGTCGATGTCACCATCGACGATCTGTCCACCGGGCAGATCACCATTGCCGACGGCACACTGACGGTGCCGCACCTGACGGTGCCCACCATCACGCTTGACGCGCTGGATGTGGTGTCGCCCGACCTGCGGTTGTCGATGCCCGGCACGGGCGGGCGCATCACCCTGACCGGCACCGAGGCCAGCGCGATCATCGACCTTGCCGAACCTCCCTCGACCGCACCTTTCGAGCGGCTGACGATCCTCGATCTTGTCGTGCCCACCATCACCATGCGGGGCGTGAGGCTGGTGCTGCCCGACGCGCTGATCGACGAGGACGGCACCAGCCACGACATCACCGTGACCGTGCCCGACAGCGAAACGGCGACGATCACCAACCTTTCCCTGACGCCACAGCCGGGCGATCCGGGCTTCGTGATCGAACCCGACCCGACCGGCGCTGCCAGCCCGAAGATCGACGGCCGGCTTCATGTTGACCGGGCGCAGGGGGCGGCGCTGGGCTTTGCCATCGAAAACCGGCTGCGCGGCAGAACCGACTTCGACGCCGCCAACCTCGATCTCGACTTCATCTCGGCCGCAGGCATCGCCCTGTCGCTGGAAGAGCTGCGGCTGAGCCAGACCACGGCCGATCTTGGCCCCGACGGAGTGGCGGCGGAACACCGGCTGTCGATCACCAGCGCCGCGGGCGGGTCGCTACACTCAGTGGCGCCCGAGGCGGTGATCCGCGGCATCCGGCGCGGCACCGACGGGGCGGTTTCGGTCGATGCCGCGTCGCTGTCGGGGCTGGTTTACGAACGCCCGGGCTGGGGGGTGCGGGTCGATGTCGGCACCGCGCTGCTGCCCGCGCAGGCGGACGGCTCGCCGGGGCTGGAATACGGCGCCGATGGCAGCCTTGTCATCCCCGAACTCGGCATCAGCGATGCCGCCTTCCGGGTGAACGACATCCTGAACGTCGGCGGGGCCGGGGCCACAGGCGCCAGCACCGACCCGCTGCTGGCCGACCTCGATTTCCTCGATGCGCTGCACGGCACCGTAGGCTTCACCATCGGCCACCCCAGCCTGCCGGATTTCGTCAGCGAACGGCTGGACCTACGTCTGGAAAACGGCGTGTTCAACCTTGACCAGATCGAGAACCAGATCAGCGTCGATCACCTGATCGACTTCGATCTGGAAGGCAACCGGCTGGTGCTGAACTTCGACTATGGCAACGCCCTCGGGCCGATCCCGGCAATCATCCCGTATCTGAACAAGGAACTTGCGGCGTTCGACCTGAAGGAACAGGACGAGATAACGGATGCCGAGGCCCGCGAAATCCGCCTCTCCACCATGGTGCAGCGGTTCGAGTCCGGCGCGCCGGGCGGCGGCGAGGTGCCGATCTCGGTGCGCGACATCGAGGCCGTTCTGGAGCTGCGCGAAACCCGGGTGTCGCTGACCGATCACGGCACGATCCTGCTGGGTGGCAACGGGGATCTGGGCGCGCTGGGCATCACGGCGACGGGCGGGCTGCACCCCTCGACCGCTGGCGTGGCGTCGCAGATCAGCCTCGCGGTCGATCAGATCAACGCCTCGGTCGATCCCGACGACCCGCTGACCTTCGGGGGCGCGACGGTCGAGGAGGGCGCGCTGACCATCACCGACATCCGCGACACCACCCTGCATTTCCGCGGCGTGACCGAACCGAACCTGCTGGAAGGCGTGATCGGCGGCGCGGTGATCCGCAACCTGCGCGTGACGGGGCTGTGATGGCACGGGGGGCGGAAACATGACCGGGCGCGAGGGGATGCGGGCCGAACCCCGGCCCGACAGGGGCGGCGATGCCCGCCCGGCCCGGCAGATCCGTGCGGCGGCGGAACACGAGGCGCAGGATGCCGCCCTGCAGTCCGCCCCCCGGCTTGGCCCCGCCCCGCAGGGCCTGCGCGACGACGCCACGCTGGCGGGCTTCGGCCGCGCGCTGCCGCCCGCCCTGCGCATGGCCGAGGAACGCAGGCTCGGGCTCGACCTGTCGGCGGTTCGGCTGCACGACGATGCCGCGGCCGGGGATGCGCTGGCCGACCATGGCGCGCGCGCGCTGGCGCGGGGGCAGGAGATTGCCCTCCTCCCCGCCGATGCCCGCGCCGACACGCCCGACACCGCCCGCCTGCTGCGCCACGAGATCGGCCATGTCGCCCAGCAGTCCCGCCCCGGCGCCGCCCCGATGATCCAGCGCGAGGGGGGCGAAGGCCGCGGCATCGGCCGCAGCCCGCCCGACGCGCCCTTCGTGACCGTGGAGGGCACCGGGGTCGAGGATGACCACGCGCTTTTCGCCCGCGACAGCGCCGACCTGACACCCGCCGCCCGGTCTGCGCTGGCGGCGGCGGCCGAGGGGCGGACGGGCGAGATCGTGGTGCACATCCACGGCTATGCCAGCCTTGAAGGCGACGACACCTACAACCGCAACCTGTCGGCGCACCGGGCGGTGGCGATCCGCGATGCGCTGGCGCCGCTGCTGCCTGAGGGCACCCGGTTCACCCTTTACGCCCATGGCGAGACCGACGCCTTCGGTGAACCGGCCAGAAACCGCCGCGCCGGGGTGGATTTCATCACCCCCGAGGAAGGCGGGCTGACACTCTCGGGCCCGCTGTCGCTGTTCCCGCGTCCCCGGCCATGGGCGCGCCTGCTCGACCCCGGCGCGCTGGTCCTGAACCTCGACCTGCCGGACCTGCAATCGCCGCGCGTGCCGCTGCCCGGCGACCTGACGCCCGCCGACCTTGGCCTGACGCCGGAAGGCGACCCCGGCTACGGCCCCCGCCGCCCGCCGCAGCCGACGAACCTGTGGGTCCAGCCGCCCCCGATCTGGCCGCGCGGCTATGATTTCACCGAGACGGCGCAGGGCTTTGCCATCCGCGGCGTGCCGCTGACTCTTGGCCATGCCGACGACATCTCGACGCATTTCGAATTCTGGCGGCTGCGGTTCTTCCAGCTTGGCCTGCCCGCCGATCTGGCCGACCAGGCGGCGCAGATGGGCACCGACATCATGGTGGGCACCCACCTGTCGAACAACCACCCCTTCCGCCACGAAGAACTTGACCGGCAGTTCGGCACCGAACCGCCGCCCAGTTTCACCATCCTGAACGAAACCCGGATGATGAAGATTTTCGACACCGTAAGCGGCTGGTTCAAGAAGGAGAGTGACAAATGACCGGGTTGACCCGATCGCCCCGCATCCTCAAGGGCGGCCTCGTGCTGATGGACCGCGACAGCGGCGAGATCCTGCGCACCATCGTGCTGCAATACAACCCCGAGATGCTGACCCGCAGCCTGACGATCCGTGGCGCGGGCGACGACAGCGACCCGGTCGAGGCGCTGCGCCTGGCCGGCCCGCCGGTCGAGACCATCAGCCTTGAAGCGGTGCTCGACGCCGCCGACGGGCTTGAAACCCGGGATGCCACGGTGGCGGCGCACGGCGTTGCCGCCGATCTGGCGGCGATCGAAACCGTGCTGTCGCCCACCGTCGCGCAACTCGCGGCACAGGATGCGCTGGCGGGGCGCGGCGCCATCGAGGTGCTGCCCGCCATCAGCCCGCTGGTGCTGTTCGTCTGGGGTGCCAAGCGCATCGTGGCGGTGCGGATCACCGAATGTTCAGTGAAGGAGGAAGCCTTCGACCCCGACCTGAACCCGATCCGCGCCCGGATCACGCTGGGAATGCGGGCGCTGACGGTCAACGACCTGGCCTACGGGTCGCGCGGCGGCGGGGTCAGCCTGGTGCAGCTGCAACTGAAGGAAACCCTGTCGCGCAAGGCGACCGGCGGCGGGCTGGCCGCCCTTGGCGCAGAGGAGAGCTTTTGATGAGCCTCGGAAAATTCGGCCCCTCCAGCCGCTACCTCAACACCCCGATCGCCAGCCGCACCGGGCCGGACGGCCAACCGCTGCGCTACCTGCGCCGCCGCCTGATGCCCGACCCGAAGGCCGAGCCGCTGGGCTTCCACCCCGTCAGCGACGGCGACCGGATCGACCGGATCGCCGCGCGCACGCTGGGCGACCCGCTGCTGTGGTGGCGGCTGGCCGACACCAACCTGGCACTCGACCCGGCCGACCTGACCGCCACGGTCGGGCGCAGCCTGCGCATCGCGGTCGAGGCCGACCCGCCACCGCCGCAACCCGAGGACGGATCGCCATGATCGAGGGCGTGACCCTGCAACTGCTGATCGGCGCCGTGATGGCCGAGCCCGCGCCCCGCGCGGTGATCGAGGCGCTGA is part of the Paracoccaceae bacterium Fryx2 genome and harbors:
- a CDS encoding ATP-binding protein, whose protein sequence is MTSAPANPFAALQSACAAARARLLGEDAAPQPHDRLDRLVAAFGLSGFERDVLLLAAGIEVDKGLAPALAALDPEGRPGLGLALPLARLPGAHWSALSPDRPLRRWQLVSLGTGRPLARAEVTVDERILHHLAGLDPLDDRLSPYLARLPEPGWMPDALARLTDRAAAALQSDRPPLIEIEADDPRDARALAARAAATAGLGLWRLRATDLPAPATERRAFATLWAREVHLCGRALMIEAPGPAVTDLVAGPGAMFLHGAAGDLAGPRPRLRLRLPALGPAEQAQLWRDRLGAAGRGLNGALDAVTGHFSLGFSDVEEAAATARPQLGVGIDPAQRTLWAAARGVARPRLRDLAVEIETRGSWADIVLPEREKTALSAIAAQVRQRRKVYADWGFARPGDRGLGVSALFSGPSGSGKTLAAELLAAELDLDLFRIDLSRVVSKYIGETEKNLASVFDAAEDGGAILLFDEADALFGKRSEVRDSHDRYANMEVAYLLQRMEAYRGLAILTTNFRAALDKAFARRLRFVIEFPFPGYDERVTMWRKAFPARAALNGVDPALLGRLSVTGGAIRNIALNAAFLAVEAGQPIGMAHLARAAELECDKLDKKISSAEMRGWL
- a CDS encoding DUF4157 domain-containing protein; its protein translation is MTGREGMRAEPRPDRGGDARPARQIRAAAEHEAQDAALQSAPRLGPAPQGLRDDATLAGFGRALPPALRMAEERRLGLDLSAVRLHDDAAAGDALADHGARALARGQEIALLPADARADTPDTARLLRHEIGHVAQQSRPGAAPMIQREGGEGRGIGRSPPDAPFVTVEGTGVEDDHALFARDSADLTPAARSALAAAAEGRTGEIVVHIHGYASLEGDDTYNRNLSAHRAVAIRDALAPLLPEGTRFTLYAHGETDAFGEPARNRRAGVDFITPEEGGLTLSGPLSLFPRPRPWARLLDPGALVLNLDLPDLQSPRVPLPGDLTPADLGLTPEGDPGYGPRRPPQPTNLWVQPPPIWPRGYDFTETAQGFAIRGVPLTLGHADDISTHFEFWRLRFFQLGLPADLADQAAQMGTDIMVGTHLSNNHPFRHEELDRQFGTEPPPSFTILNETRMMKIFDTVSGWFKKESDK